ATTTTAATTTTGCAATATTTTTTCTTCCAAATTGGGTCTAGTGTGTGTTGGAGATGCCAATTAGGTATAGCTTTTCCCCAATTGGATTTCCTGTATCAGTCTTATGGGGTTTTTCTTCTGAATTGAATATAAGTTTAGTTAATGCCACAACGATGTGATCAGTAATATTTATGTAGTATTACATTGTTTTATCGACTTAGATGTTAACTTTCTgttcaataataaaatatatttgcTTGATTTAAACGTTTGCTAATTAATAAGCTAGTTTTCAATTTTAAGATACACTATAATCATCCCATTTTGCTCTGCCGTCATATTCTATACCTGATTTTTTCGAATTGTTACTGAAATGGCTTCATTTGTTTGATGTCTGAGACTGATGTAGTtttgcttctcccttttatgtGCAAGATAGAAACAGAAACATTTGTTGATATAATTCCTGCAATAATGGAGCTGAGGAGTTGCAGTGGTAAGCATTTCATCCAAACTATTAGGGGAGGATTGGTCATTAAAGTTTGCAATTCCAATGCCAATGGAAGGACAGTGGCTCGAACAAAGATTTTAAACGATGTATATGTCAGTGAAGATGCCAAAAGACTACAAAAGCCTCCTTCAGGTTCGATGTTGGATTATAAACCAGTGAAACTCGAACGTCCGTGTTTTATGTTGGCTACTAGGACAGTATGTGAAATAAAATCTGAACCTAGTGATGATGCTCCTAGTGTTGATGGGGATTCAGACAGTGAAGTTAGTGATGCTGTCACATTGTCACAGCTCAAGAATAGGTTATTGACAAAGAGAAAGAAGTCTATTCCCACTGATGAGAAACCTGTGGAAGATGAATCTGATCTTAATGAGCCACTTATCAATTTGAAATCAAAGCATTTAAAGGCCACACGGGCTAAAAGGAGACGCCTGAATCTAAGTGCTATTTCATCTGCAACCATTAAAGTAGCTATTAAATCTGAAGAGAATTTGGTGTCTGAAGGTTCTGAGCAAGCTGGTGGTGAACTAACTCCACTTATTCGTGTCAAACTTGAGGCTCCAGATGCTGACCAATTAGGAAGCCACAATGAAATTCCTTTTGCCTCATCTACTGGTCAAAAGGAGGTGGTAAATCCTGTTCAGATGACAGTTCTATCTGAACATGACAGAAAAGTATTGTCTTTTGCCGTCGGATGTAAAGAGTGTCTAACTAATGAGATGTCTCATGATCATTTGGAGGATATTGAACCTATTTCCATTAAGAATGAAGGGAACGTCAGTTTGGGAACTCTGGAATCTGAATGCAAGAAGTTGCTGGGTGCTGCACTAGCAGAAATCGCAAAGCCAAAAGAGAATCCAGATTCATGTTCTCCAGTAGCTTTTTTTTCTGATAATACAGATGCAGATGTGTCTTGTCATTCTAGTAGTTCTTCGGTTATTGAAGATATGCCTGATGAATGTAGTTCTAGTTTCCAGGTCCCTGATATACCTATTGATCATTGCATCACACCTCCTCAGGGATATAACTCAGTCCTATTTGAGGGTGAAGCGGATGCACATCCTCTCTCTGAGCTAAATGATTCCCTGAGTAGCCCTGGAAAGAACCATGGCTCCAAACCAGGTTCCATTGAAACCTCAACTACTAAGGAAAATCCCACTTCCATGGATACTACTGTTGATGTGGAGAGACTTTCAACATCTTCCTTTGATACTGTTTTGAGGAATGACTTAGATTCTGAAGGTCAAACTGAAGATGAGTTATTGATACCTCTGGACAAGAAGAATTCAGAATATTCAGTAACTTGTACTGAAAATGAGTATTCTTTAGATGACAGAACTTGTGATAATGCTGAAACAATTTCAAAACCAGAGCAACACCAGTTTCCTGAAAGACTCTTTTCCACCCATAAGGTAACTATATTTTTCTGCATGATATTTTCGCTATACACACTTGTCTGGACCATCTAAAATTTGATTGGTCTTTATCAACAGGCCTTGTCTCCATCTTCTCAAGAGCAATTGTGCTTGGTGATGAATTCTGTTGAAATCGGGAGTGATGCTGATCAAAGTAGTAAGTAAACTAGTTCGAGTTTCTTGAAAGTATAATGTATGAAAGTATAGTATTCCTGACTTGTTTCCACTACTTGTGCTGCTATGTTGTCTTCTAATGTAGTATTATTTTCCCATATATTTCTTGACCATTCCCTTCAATGTTTGCAGTTAATTATGGATGCAAGGAGAAGCTCTTTGAAAATCAGACAGGAAAGAAGCCTTCATCTCTGAGATTAGAGGTTCGGGACGAAAAAAAAACCGTGAATCAAAGCCAGCGGAAATTCGTTATATGTCCCAGAAACATCAGAAAGAGATCACTGATACCCAAAGGCAACCTTGAGGGACCTCGTTTCTCACGTACTTTACCTAACCTCAGTACTGGCTGCACCTCTGTTCAAGGTTGTTCTGAAAGTGCTGTTGCATTCTCACAGAGACAGATGCATGACATGGAGTCTGTTGCACTAAAACTGATGAATGAGTTGAAGTCGATGAAAGACATTGTGGAACAAAAATTGCTTTTTGAGGCATACCGCAATGCTTCCTTAAAAAATGATGCCGATGAGGTATGTATGATGTCGGTTTttaaatatagtagtattaggTATGGTTTTATCTGATAAAACTTCTATCAAACATTTTCGTACACTCAACGAAGAGTCACTTTAGTTGGAGAAATTCATTATAACACTCAGCAACTATTGCTGCACCTAGCAGTATGTCTGCCTTGGATGATCATGATAATCTAGAAATGGTGTTGAAGAGAGGCATGCTATCACTCTTAAAAGTAGGAACTACTATTTGACTTCtaaatatttttggttttcATCATTTGCGATGACCATAACTCTACAGTCTTATTAACTGATTTTGCCTCCAAGCTTCATCTTACTTCCTTTATTGAAAAGGTACTCTAAATTTCACATATATTCGTGACTATCTTAGAAGTCTGGCTACCTGTACCTTGTGTTACCTCGAAAAACAGACATCCAGTTTTCCGATTGTAATTCCTGGGCTGTGTCCTCTGTTCCAGTTAAAATAAACTACTATGTTAAGCTGGCCTCTTATGTACTCAACGCTGAGAATGCTACACCCATCTAGAAAGCGTatgctttttttcttttcttgagcTAAGATTGTAGCATAGAAATTAGAGATGAAATGTCCCTATAACTTTTTTGTATGCATTCCATGATACTTGACAAATGCAGCTGACCAGTAATGTTTGCCAAATGTCTTTTAGCTTTTGGTTCTACAAATATTGCTTTCTGCATCTTCAGTATGATTTAATTATCAAGGCCACTAGTTTATATTGATGTTCTGATCATTAAAGCTGAGATAGTTACTACAAGTTCTTAATAGCTTATTGATCTTCTTGTTGGCTTTCATGCTTTTGAGTTCCTGAAAAATACATTATCTACATTACCATGCTAATTGATGTAGAAGGCCAAGTAGCTTAGAtatgtttctttcttttgaCAGGTAAAATCAGCCATTGATAATGCTGTAAAAGCTGAAGAAAGGGCTAAAAAGTGGATGTCTATGATGGCCAGAGACTGCAACAGATTTTGTAAAATAATGGTCAGTCAGGTCTGTAATTCTCATGCTTTTGAAAGTCACGGTTTAACGATAAAAAAGTATTAAAACGATGTTCTGATAAAAGCAACTAATCACAAACACACTTGTGTTTAATTTGTTTCCCGAAGAAAGTACTGAAAAGATGACTTGTTGGTAAGTTACAAACTAGATATAATCTCGACTTAGGACATCTCCTGATTTAAATCTGTTGTGTTAGAAAATGACGGCGGACAGCACACCATCTTCAAAAGATAGTTTCCCGAAGGTGGAGAGGAAGATCATGTTTGCTGATGAAGCTGGTGGGAAGCTATGTCATGTCAGATTTTTTAATGGCAGCACTGCCTCTCCAGCTTCTGATGCTGTGGAACAATGAGGCCATCTAATGCTTTCTGGTATACTTCGCATATGCTCGGTTTGAGAGAGAGATTTGGTGATTGCGTACGCCTGAGTATGGCTGCCAATCATACCGAAGATCATTCATATTCATGTTATTCAAGTTTCTTTGTAGCATATATACATTCTTACAATGGTAAATATGGGAGAAATGGTCATGACTTGTATTTTACCCTTGCTAGTTTGTATTGATATTGACAATTGGCATTGTAattcacacaaaaattaatCAGTTGCTCATATCAATAGGCCTTGGATGGTCCAATTGTTAACATAAATACTCTTAAAAATTAATTCCATTAGTTCCATTAGTTAAATGGTTACGGTGACGTGACGACGCATTTATGCTAGGTTGGAGGTGATGTATTTGACTCTCAATCCAAGTAGATTTATTTGTTAGTCAAAGGTATTGATGATTTGAATATTAAAGCTCGATCACATAGCTAACTAGCAATTCACAGCTCATTCATATTCTCGAGTGATTTGCGGCCTCAAATCCACTTGTCAACACCCATATTTCAAGCTCGATGTTTAGAATAAGAAATCATTTGTCATTAATAGTGTTGGTTTcaggggattacaagagatacaaccgggcgtaatactacccaaaaggaagaaaaggagaaactgaactgaaTGAAATTACAATTGGAAATTGAAACAACTGAACCAGTatgatagccgagtcgaggatgcctcttcccgcaagacgagatacgccccggtcgtccccaaaggtaaaacggctacgtctcttttgatgcagcaccgcaaagagatggagagagcttatgctgttATGCTTGTGAATAGTGTAGTATAGATGCATggagtggctagcctatttataggctcagtccacttggattgctgactctgcggtggtataaaaagattaagtttgggctagggacaagcaccaagcccaaagaccacccaaagatcCAAGTCCGGGACCAGGACCCGGCCCGGGCCCGCGacctcgggctcgggcgggcggcggcggcgcgcgcgtgtgggctctttcacccatcttggtccactataattattaagtaacataaagtcacttaatttaaacacattaaaagatgtgttaatcctccaatgtgcgataattaacactagttaattattccctaagctccaactccaagctttaattaaaagctaattatgcccaactttaatccactatttctcactcaccgggaatcggatttgagaaagtgaatatactacatttatctacgtaaaatgtagatcgacgctatgtcatttaatttcacaaaattaaatgtctcgtcacatttattatttgatcaaaattcattaaccgggcatatttaatccatgatttttacaaataGTTGAGACAAGAAATAGGTGATTTTTGGTGTGGCTTATATTGGAGTAGTTTACAACCCATCCAAAACTGTAGCATCAAGTATTGGAAGGACAAAAGTTCAATTTCATCGATCAATGTTGCTATGATCCGATAGTGGTTGCAGATTCCCTTAAAACAATTACTAGAAAAAAAGGAGGATGATTTACTTGAAAATTGGAATAAGTTAAGGATAATTACAACACCAGAACTACTACAAGGATTTGTTAGGCATATATCAACAAAAGGTTCCTACTAAAATACTAACATTATCTTAGGAATAGTTAGGCATATATCAGCAAAAGGGTCCTACTAAAATATATGCTAACATTATCTTAGTATATAATATGGATGGTTGGATCTAAAGAATGGACCACTAAGATTTAAAGTTTAAAACATATGAATGTCAATTTGCTCATAAAAGTGTCAACCTGAGTTAATATATACGAAAACTAAATACTCTTTTGTAAATAGATTGAAACTAGAAAGGTGCGTGTACGTGTTGGTATTGAATTGAATCCTTTTAGGTGACATTCGTTCGTTAATAGTGAGATACAATACGACATaagtcatactccctccgtcccggctaagatgacacttTTTTTGGCCGATGAGATTTTATGAGTTATTAGTTAATGtttttaattggagagagaaaatgtgggtgtaactattaaaatagagagagaaagaaagatgaatattttaatagtagTAAGAAAAAGTGGATagatgtattaattggagagagaaattattaaaaaaggaaaagtgTCATCTCATTTGgaacaaaataaaaaggaaaacgtgtcatcttaagtgggacgaagggagtagtaaaatttatttatctactactacgatgaaattaattataagGGTGAATGTAAGATGGTTAATCATAAGATAGAATCTAATTTTGGCACTATGAAGGTGGGCCAAGATACATTTACAAGAGCCGAGTTTTCAAGAAAATCGTAgctaaaatagagataatattAGTCATTGTCTTTAACCACATGACAATCGAACAGTCCCTTAGTTTTATTTTCCCAAATTCTTTTAACATGTCCCCtctctttattttatgtgtGATAAATTAGTCCATGTCCAGATAAGTTTTAGTCCGGTTGGATACTAGTCAAACTGAAATTTGAAGTCCCATACCATTGTGGCATTGTGAATAATTTGATCCCAATTTTGATTACTAAAGTAGTTTATGAAAGAGAGGTTGCCCACAAAAGTAGTTGCTCTACAAAATGGAATGCGAAATTGCAACTTGTGGAGATTAGAGCTAGAGATATAGTGGGCGAGTCAATTATCGAAAATAGTGTTTCTGATTCTCAATTCATGTTTTCATTGAAATTTCCtgtaataattatatatactacATACAATTATATGTTCGATTTCAACATCATTAATTACTTGTTCGTTTAATTGTGTTTGACTAGTTGTATTTTTCACCTATATACTTGATacctaaaattaattattgtggAGGAGAAGAGCATATCTATTACAAGTTGAATGAAAAATAATGATACACAAACAAGAAATTGAAATCACAACATAAGTTGGTTGAAAATGTGTGTGAAAGCATGTATAATAACTTTGTGATGCATTGTTGAGTTGAGGGAGAGGAAGGTCATGAGCAGCTGCTCCAGCTCTTTGGGGTGGAGGATCATCTCGGACATCGATTTCTTGAAATCCTCGTACGGATTCACAGACTtcttcaccaccaccaccaccacctccaagCTCTCCTCCAACATCACCTTCTCCTCTCCTTCCTTGTTCCATTTTTTGGATTTcggtttgtgttttgttgaagCGTCGGAGGGAGTGGATGGTGGAGGGACGGGAGTGGCCGGGAAGGAAATGTCGAATGATTTGGAGTTGAGAGGGGAGAGCACCTTCTGAGGGGGTTTTACCATTGAATTGGACGACAGATTTTGAGAAGTGAGAGACTGAGTTTGCCACTTTTCGATTTTGCCATTTGATGATTGTTCAAATGAGTAAGAATCAGATTTCCATATATATTGTtgtttatataataattatatggCCGGCTCGGCTGCAGCTTGGAGGTGGTGTTGAGAGATGACCAAATCTCAGTGATGGAATCACCTACACTTATTTATACCCTCACAGGAATTTCAGTGGTAacctcattttgaaaaaatattggCGTTGCTCCAACCAATTTTCATACTTTAGCAATATCTCATATAATCAATAAATAGTGGCATGATGAGTGAACAGAGaggaaatataaatattaagtGAGAAAAGATAAAAGAGAAAGGAATTTGATAATGCATCTTttcaataccaaaaaaaaacacacacacacacacatctgAAAAGCAAAACAGGTATAGCGcgtaacaatttttttaaaagtgtGTATGTCTTGTATCCATCAAATAAATTTTGTGAAATAATCATTCAAATTCGGATCTATACATGAACGTGAATGTGTGTAACTACATGCATATAATATACATACTACTAAAGCATTACCAAAATCATCAATGTAGAACAGAGGTAAGATATTAGAAGCAACGTACAACTATATAGGTTCTTGAATTATGCTCCTAGCTTCTGCGAGCGTGTCTGTTCGACAAACACGCGTCGCCCAGATATTTAGCAATGGAGGAACATCGACATTTAGCTTGGAAAGGCATTCCTCCAACCAGGCTGTTTTTTCAGGATCCATAAAGCTTGCATCGACTCTCTGAAAATTAATATCAAATTCAAGAAAGCGAACTGGTTACAcgaaaagagaaaaatggaaagaaaattCAATTGCGAGAGCATACCCAAGATATGGTGAGAAGAGCTTTGGTAATTAAGCTTTGAAGGTTATCCTCATCCGAACTGCTAAGTGATCTCTTTGACTCAACAACAAATTCAAGATCCTGGCATGAGGAATCGAACATGGAGCTACAATTTTTCACCATAATTCTGCCATGTCGCTCTAATGCTTGGTTTAGGCGGCTAACAGTGGAGATGTGTCGCTTCCCCTTGCCAGCCTTATATCCCATTAAAGTATGTTTGAGTGAATACTCCTCCAAATCTAAACCGAGAACGGTTGCAGCAATCTCAGAGTCCGCCCAACAACAACAGGAGGATGAACCGTCATCTACATCACATTCAGATAGGGAGTTGAGAAGGAAATGGACCGCAATGAGACAAAAATTGCCTAATCTTATGGAAGATTCACAGAACATACAAAACTCAAACTACTGATGGAAATATTAGCCCGGAAAAGGTTTTATTTAAACTTTGTTGGCAGAGGCCATCACACAAAGGAGTCAAAGAATAGTTCATAAAATAGACAGTATGACATGCGTCTTAGATTGCTTGAGCTAAGCAGAAACGCAATTCTCAATTGCTTGAATCAAATACTCTATTAGCCAAAAATTGGAAGCTATAATGAATTTAACTTTCTACAACTAAATGAGACCTAACTAGGTGCAAATTTTACATTTCAGCAGACCAGGTGAAACAACATTTTTGAGCCGAAGTGAATATGAACATTTCCAATGATTAAAACCATGTGATAGAAAAGGAAGTGGCACCTATGATAAAACCAGTTAATGGAATTCCAAAACCAGAGCGTATGGACTGAACACAGGACTGAAAAATCCCAGTACTTCCAGCTTTTTCTAGCACAAGGATATACATAGTAACAACCTGTGTCATCAAAGCCGTAAAGCATTTTGCACATGAATAGTAGAAAGGAAAGACATAAGAGTAGATGGAATAGAACAATCAGAATGTAGCAAATTACAACAAGAGAATTATGAATCACCTTGCAACGGAATCGCATTGGCCTAAGCTCTGATAATTGCAGTGCATCGGATATCAATGCTATAGAAACAGTATCATGAGATGCAACAACATGTGAGTCTACTGTTCTGGATGCATCACTAAAGTCATGATTGTGGTGCTCCCTCATCAAGCTTGCATGGTCGACTGTGATGAAAGATACAGCTGTCATCATATACTTGTCCAGCTCACTGGGAAAAGAAACATATGTTAGCTAAAACATCTTTTGTAGAAACAAGAAGGAAAAAGTATTGAACTAATTCTAAGCATGGAATCGGATACACTCCTACTAGAACATGATAAAAGAAAAGGTTCATTAACAAGGGAACCAAGAAAAGGTTCATTAACAAGGGAACCAAGAAAAGATAAGTAATTATACCCCTGCTACAGCAAATGTGGAAATGGATTAAATTGTATTTTTGTTTTCCTGGATCTTAATAACCAGAGTTAAGAaatcaaaaaaggaaaaaagccAGTGAATGACTCTCTGAACCAAAGTGATGACATATGCATGAGTTACGAATACGTACCTAAGTACAAGGACTCGGTGAAAGGTTGCATAAACATCTCTTCCCAACCCAATAGGACAAAGTTCTTTGCTTCTATCACAGAAGATACTAACCTGAAGAACATATTAATTATGACCAAGTAAGATAATGGAAATGAGTGGATATTAAGTGAAATACATGTATAGAACATACAGTATGATTGTCCAACAAAACATGGACACAGAAGCCAGTTTTTTCTCGAAGAAACATTAATTTTGAACCGTGACCACGACAGCTCCCAGGTTGTGCAAAAAAATCAACGCCGTGGCAATCATGAAAAGCCACTACAAGGCCACGCAAAGTTATTAGGTTCCCTTGAGGTAAAGGGTAGTCAGAACATGAAGTTCCCGAAGATTGCATGGATGAATTTATCATCGACCCATTATGATCATGGATGCTAGATTCCCCCTCAAAAGAATACCTATGCTCATTAAAAATACAACCCatcatcttcataaaattctccAATAAATTTACAGCACTGGAGGGAACAAATATGTTAATGTCTGAATAACTCTCACTGCCCATGCTATTGCCAATCAGACATGGAATTTCAAATTTACAGAAACCTTTGGTTAGCTCATCATCACTAACACGTAAATCACAATATGGAAATCCTTCAGGCAGATCAGCACTTTGCAGACCCTGGATAGATGACAATGTAAGACTCCGAAAAAAGGTTCCAGAACTAATGAACACTTTAGCGCGACTGACttgatatttttcttctttACAGCATAACATATCTCCCTCCTCATGTTTAACAAGATAACAGCAACCAATTTTGAGTAGCTGCAAATTTTGGAAGATGCTTAAGTAAATAgcaaataaacaaaatggaaattatTATATAACCTGTTAATGAACAACCAACATACTTCGTACTTGGAAAAGTAATCAGAGCCGAATTCCAGCAACACCTTTCTCATTGGTGGTGTGCAGCTAGAAACAACCTCACCACGATCACCGGCACAATGCAGCATTCCCACCCAATGATTGTTTTCTTCTTCACCAGTATTTCGACATGACAGTTCTATCCCATTATTTGAACAACATCTGCGTTCTAAGCCACTTCCAGTATTATCCATACAGCAACTGTAAACCTGAAATGAAGTATGCTCACTTTTACATCTCTTAAGATTAGGGTGCTCCTTAGCTGGGGCAATGTTTTTGAAAGAATCCTGCCAATGGCCTGAAAAACTTCTAGTCGTTGTTGCATCACTGTATTTCCCAGAAACAAGCAAATCCCAAGGTAAGACTATGGCCTCCGCAAACATGTTGGGCCTCTTTGCTACATCTCCTAGAAACTGAACTAAGTACAAGGTTGAGAAAACAAAGATTTAGTGGCCAGTCTAACATTTCAGATCATTTATTATCTTTGAATGACAGCATACCTTTTGTTGAATGGGAAACTTATGTATTAACCAAAGCAGATGATATTTCCCACTATTAAGATCCTGAGAATTCCTTTTCCAATCAAAGAACAGAGAATGACTTCTAGAATCCTCATCACTTGGACAATGGTAAAGATAAATTGGTATGTTCAATTTTCTTGATGGTAAAGCATTACTGAAGATACTTCGGCAAGATAGAGGCTGATATGTGGTTGGATTTAAGTCTATGGGTTCAGGGCATGTGCTTTCCATTATGAGCCTGAAGTCCTTCATCTGAGAATATTCCAGAGACATTACATAAAGAAAGGGAAACTTTGTGTCATTATGAACATAAGGCACATACAAAATGGTTTAGCTGTACCACCTCAAAAATCCTCTTAAAGTCCCATGTTTCTGGAAGGTTAAGCATGATATCAACACTGCCAGTTGCATCAACAAGCTGAAGTCTTCcagaagaagatgaaatctGAAATGGAAGGAACAATAGCCTTTTCAACTGTAGCTTCAAGTGATTAAATCAAACataatacactgcgttgattGTTTATGGAAATACTCAGAGAGGCAATTGGAGTTGCAGGTCCTTCTATAGTTCTATTGATGTTATTGCTGTCCCGACTAGCACTAAGCTAGACATAATGGGAAAGgttatatttaataaatataaatcaaTATCATACAATATACAGta
This genomic interval from Salvia splendens isolate huo1 chromosome 13, SspV2, whole genome shotgun sequence contains the following:
- the LOC121761917 gene encoding uncharacterized protein LOC121761917, which translates into the protein MELRSCSGKHFIQTIRGGLVIKVCNSNANGRTVARTKILNDVYVSEDAKRLQKPPSGSMLDYKPVKLERPCFMLATRTVCEIKSEPSDDAPSVDGDSDSEVSDAVTLSQLKNRLLTKRKKSIPTDEKPVEDESDLNEPLINLKSKHLKATRAKRRRLNLSAISSATIKVAIKSEENLVSEGSEQAGGELTPLIRVKLEAPDADQLGSHNEIPFASSTGQKEVVNPVQMTVLSEHDRKVLSFAVGCKECLTNEMSHDHLEDIEPISIKNEGNVSLGTLESECKKLLGAALAEIAKPKENPDSCSPVAFFSDNTDADVSCHSSSSSVIEDMPDECSSSFQVPDIPIDHCITPPQGYNSVLFEGEADAHPLSELNDSLSSPGKNHGSKPGSIETSTTKENPTSMDTTVDVERLSTSSFDTVLRNDLDSEGQTEDELLIPLDKKNSEYSVTCTENEYSLDDRTCDNAETISKPEQHQFPERLFSTHKALSPSSQEQLCLVMNSVEIGSDADQSINYGCKEKLFENQTGKKPSSLRLEVRDEKKTVNQSQRKFVICPRNIRKRSLIPKGNLEGPRFSRTLPNLSTGCTSVQGCSESAVAFSQRQMHDMESVALKLMNELKSMKDIVEQKLLFEAYRNASLKNDADEVKSAIDNAVKAEERAKKWMSMMARDCNRFCKIMVSQKMTADSTPSSKDSFPKVERKIMFADEAGGKLCHVRFFNGSTASPASDAVEQ
- the LOC121760486 gene encoding transcription repressor OFP8-like codes for the protein MVKPPQKVLSPLNSKSFDISFPATPVPPPSTPSDASTKHKPKSKKWNKEGEEKVMLEESLEVVVVVVKKSVNPYEDFKKSMSEMILHPKELEQLLMTFLSLNSTMHHKVIIHAFTHIFNQLML
- the LOC121761916 gene encoding CST complex subunit CTC1-like isoform X1, whose product is MEENPTAVLTISSLIKSGRPFTAASSLVPSRPIDLRNRNPCSRKPIHQNPILQTLTPLKHSALLIGTVNLPSSPDLLQNCNCFQFSDDDSAAICCEILNFDPKMIGQKIRIFAWNFIPFVRGRGGFLEIIQWGFFQACGGSRCSLSDFSCFCSSLGDCDLGDRSTARRLIFGVVTSISPVASVPWAGRGGDSRGVDGFLVHILVCQCKYCASKHLVSELSGLCERNVEDHRFVQSTIVYFCGTTSSWHPAISRLIGDVVLFMGLKKKLVYLRKEESRLMYLATDSVSLHVAKLPKELRLTQNADIRGKGECGSYTGVITGIYVDGLIIELDQDVILSLTDKYLAFPHYVRVGVLVTLKNVHFVDPHFPWGKMLILGACTRTSMHVESFSPLESWSHLKQQYPSILQKFINSLPYAARLWALLVVSCFQKMFAGTLSVKDILGSQHEEGLAQKYASSHFPSSAFQARHGVLLEFCRHDLCSGSKKVDCCHLRLVLPIANLVTYCEAAWKKSLNSQENCFDFMGGINQKGPLRCGGRPYEQSIRRVLRSEEIGVVVLGTLKISSSSGRLQLVDATGSVDIMLNLPETWDFKRIFEMKDFRLIMESTCPEPIDLNPTTYQPLSCRSIFSNALPSRKLNIPIYLYHCPSDEDSRSHSLFFDWKRNSQDLNSGKYHLLWLIHKFPIQQKFLGDVAKRPNMFAEAIVLPWDLLVSGKYSDATTTRSFSGHWQDSFKNIAPAKEHPNLKRCKSEHTSFQVYSCCMDNTGSGLERRCCSNNGIELSCRNTGEEENNHWVGMLHCAGDRGEVVSSCTPPMRKVLLEFGSDYFSKYELLKIGCCYLVKHEEGDMLCCKEEKYQVSRAKVFISSGTFFRSLTLSSIQGLQSADLPEGFPYCDLRVSDDELTKGFCKFEIPCLIGNSMGSESYSDINIFVPSSAVNLLENFMKMMGCIFNEHRYSFEGESSIHDHNGSMINSSMQSSGTSCSDYPLPQGNLITLRGLVVAFHDCHGVDFFAQPGSCRGHGSKLMFLREKTGFCVHVLLDNHTVSIFCDRSKELCPIGLGRDVYATFHRVLVLSELDKYMMTAVSFITVDHASLMREHHNHDFSDASRTVDSHVVASHDTVSIALISDALQLSELRPMRFRCKVVTMYILVLEKAGSTGIFQSCVQSIRSGFGIPLTGFIIDDGSSSCCCWADSEIAATVLGLDLEEYSLKHTLMGYKAGKGKRHISTVSRLNQALERHGRIMVKNCSSMFDSSCQDLEFVVESKRSLSSSDEDNLQSLITKALLTISWRVDASFMDPEKTAWLEECLSKLNVDVPPLLNIWATRVCRTDTLAEARSIIQEPI
- the LOC121761916 gene encoding CST complex subunit CTC1-like isoform X2; protein product: MEENPTAVLTISSLIKSGRPFTAASSLVPSRPIDLRNRNPCSRKPIHQNPILQTLTPLKHSALLIGTVNLPSSPDLLQNCNCFQFSDDDSAAICCEILNFDPKMIGQKIRIFAWNFIPFVRGRGGFLEIIQWGFFQACGGSRCSLSDFSCFCSSLGDCDLGDRSTARRLIFGVVTSISPVASVPWAGRGGDSRGVDGFLVHILVCQCKYCASKHLVSELSGLCERNVEDHRFVQSTIVYFCGTTSSWHPAISRLIGDVVLFMGLKKKLVYLRKEESRLMYLATDSVSLHVAKLPKELRLTQNADIRGKGECGSYTGVITGIYVDGLIIELDQDVILSLTDKYLAFPHYVRVGVLVTLKNVHFVDPHFPWGKMLILGACTRTSMHVESFSPLESWSHLKQQYPSILQKFINSLPYAARLWALLVVSCFQKMFAGTLSVKDILGSQHEEGLAQKYASSHFPSSAFQARHGVLLEFCRHDLCSGSKKVDCCHLRLVLPIANLVTYCEAAWKKSLNSQENCFDFMGGINQKGPLRCGGRPYEQSIRRVLRSEEIGVVVLGTLKISSSSGRLQLVDATGSVDIMLNLPETWDFKRIFEMKDFRLIMESTCPEPIDLNPTTYQPLSCRSIFSNALPSRKLNIPIYLYHCPSDEDSRSHSLFFDWKRNSQDLNSGKYHLLWLIHKFPIQQKFLGDVAKRPNMFAEAIVLPWDLLVSGKYSDATTTRSFSGHWQDSFKNIAPAKEHPNLKRCKSEHTSFQVYSCCMDNTGSGLERRCCSNNGIELSCRNTGEEENNHWVGMLHCAGDRGEVVSSCTPPMRKVLLEFGSDYFSKYELLKIGCCYLVKHEEGDMLCCKEEKYQVSRAKVFISSGTFFRSLTLSSIQGLQSADLPEGFPYCDLRVSDDELTKGFCKFEIPCLIGNSMGSESYSDINIFVPSSAVNLLENFMKMMGCIFNEHRYSFEGESSIHDHNGSMINSSMQSSGTSCSDYPLPQGNLITLRGLVVAFHDCHGVDFFAQPGSCRGHGSKLMFLREKTGFCVHVLLDNHTVSIFCDRSKELCPIGLGRDVYATFHRVLVLSELDKYMMTAVSFITVDHASLMREHHNHDFSDASRTVDSHVVASHDTVSIALISDALQLSELRPMRFRCKMTVHPPVVVGRTLRLLQPFSV